A single window of Candidatus Zixiibacteriota bacterium DNA harbors:
- a CDS encoding slipin family protein: MPAAYVPIIVVVVFFLFLLLNAIRVLQEYERGVIFRLGRMIGVKGPG, encoded by the coding sequence GCTTATGTGCCAATTATCGTCGTCGTCGTTTTCTTCTTGTTCCTGTTGCTGAACGCGATCCGCGTTCTGCAGGAATATGAGCGCGGCGTGATCTTCCGGCTCGGCCGCATGATCGGCGTCAAGGGGCCGGGA